The following coding sequences lie in one Arachis hypogaea cultivar Tifrunner chromosome 9, arahy.Tifrunner.gnm2.J5K5, whole genome shotgun sequence genomic window:
- the LOC112711512 gene encoding uncharacterized protein isoform X1: MHSVKVGWVGQTFALAKRNESDGRKSRIRRSKEERKAMVETFIKKYQESNNGNFPSLNLTHKEVGGSFYTVREIVRDIIQENRVLGPAKFALQELTSDHFYELNPLGSIATDPQSVLAASSSKVHLEESNSIDTTDMKLCASDEYHTRAEHWEVDNGHVINVSQVDIINKETIESTVVSDGSHGGFEHQVVDKNHIIEGSQVDEADNGVGESTVVSGEPYDGAEHQIVDKEKVINGSQVDVTKKEFSESSIPQLLVKVNPVTEDLIVETFPIRPVASTNDEIEVLGELRDSSNSPENNIEVLELEGHQEGSELNGIETPKTTSLVDEKIEDGVKNHLLNNTAQDEVKSLGGTLVESTEQSTHQETFSRESEVCTEPQVQVSHHNTTSEAINQNQLVDGAKASIQDDTRAKSMTGTCYEKSQLSEEALQKVNKLKVDGEIAGNSQGRSNATLDRINLESWDGTPKNSAKQETNPLVAIFKAIVDAFVKLWSE, from the exons ATGCATTCGGTAAAGGTTGGTTGGGTGGGGCAAACATTTGCCCTTGCAAAGCGTAATGAATCCGATGGGAGGAAGTCTCGGATTCGACGTTCAAAGGAGGAAAGAAAGGCAATGGTTGAAACCTTCATAAAAAA GTACCAAGAGTCGAACAATGGGAACTTTCCATCTCTTAATCTTACCCACAAAGAAGTTGGCGGCTCCTTTTACACAGTACGAGAGATTGTCCGGGATATAATTCAAGAAAATAGAGTGTTAGGTCCTGCTAAGTTTGCTTTACAGGAGCTAACTTCAGATCATTTTTATGAACTCAATCCATTGGGTTCAATTGCCACAGATCCTCAATCTGTTTTGGCTGCATCTTCAAGTAAAGTTCATCTTGAAGAAAGCAACAGTATAGATACAACTGACATGAAGCTTTGTGCTTCTGATGAGTATCATACTAGAGCTGAGCATTGGGAGGTTGACAATGGGCATGTCATTAATGTTAGCCAGGTAGACATCATAAACAAGGAAACCATTGAATCTACTGTTGTATCTGATGGTTCTCATGGTGGATTTGAGCATCAAGTGGTTGATAAAAACCATATTATAGAAGGTAGTCAGGTAGATGAGGCTGACAATGGAGTTGGTGAATCTACTGTTGTTTCTGGCGAACCTTATGATGGAGCTGAGCATCAGATTGTTGACAAGGAGAAAGTTATAAATGGTAGCCAGGTGGATGTGACGAAGAAGGAATTCAGTGAATCTTCGATTCCTCAGTTGCTGGTAAAAGTAAACCCTGTGACAGAAGACTTGATAGTAGAGACATTTCCAATAAGGCCTGTTGCTAGTACTAATGATGAAATAGAAGTTCTTGGAGAGTTGAGAGACTCGAGTAATTCACCAGAGAATAATATAGAAGTGTTGGAATTGGAAGGACACCAGGAGGGGTCTGAATTAAATGGTATAGAGACCCCAAAGACTACTAGTTTAGTGGATGAAAAAATTGAGGATGGTGTTAAAAATCATTTATTAAACAACACTGCTCAAGATGAAGTGAAAAGTTTAGGAGGGACATTGGTGGAAAGCACAGAACAGTCAACCCACCAAGAAACATTTAGTCGTGAATCAGAAGTTTGCACTGAACCTCAAGTTCAAGTATCGCACCATAATACTACCTCTGAAGCCATTAACCAAAACCAGCTGGTGGATGGAGCTAAG GCAAGCATTCAAGATGATACCCGAGCCAAAAGCATGACTGGTACTTGTTATGAGAAATCTCAACTATCAGAGGAAGCTTTGCAGAAAGTTAACAAACTCAAAGTTGATGGGGAAATTGCTGGCAATTCCCAGGGAAGAAGCAACGCTACTTTAGATAGGATCAATCT AGAATCATGGGACGGAACACCTAAGAATTCTGCAAAGCAAGAAACCAACCCTCTTGTAGCCATCTTTAAAGCAATTGTTGATGCTTTTGTGAAACTTTGGTCGGAATGA
- the LOC112711512 gene encoding uncharacterized protein isoform X2: MHSVKVGWVGQTFALAKRNESDGRKSRIRRSKEERKAMVETFIKKYQESNNGNFPSLNLTHKEVGGSFYTVREIVRDIIQENRVLGPAKFALQELTSDHFYELNPLGSIATDPQSVLAASSSKVHLEESNSIDTTDMKLCASDEYHTRAEHWEVDNGHVINVSQVDIINKETIESTVVSDGSHGGFEHQVVDKNHIIEGSQVDEADNGVGESTVVSGEPYDGAEHQIVDKEKVINGSQVDVTKKEFSESSIPQLLVKVNPVTEDLIVETFPIRPVASTNDEIEVLGELRDSSNSPENNIEVLELEGHQEGSELNGIETPKTTSLVDEKIEDGVKNHLLNNTAQDEVKSLGGTLVESTEQSTHQETFSRESEVCTEPQVQVSHHNTTSEAINQNQLVDGAKV, from the exons ATGCATTCGGTAAAGGTTGGTTGGGTGGGGCAAACATTTGCCCTTGCAAAGCGTAATGAATCCGATGGGAGGAAGTCTCGGATTCGACGTTCAAAGGAGGAAAGAAAGGCAATGGTTGAAACCTTCATAAAAAA GTACCAAGAGTCGAACAATGGGAACTTTCCATCTCTTAATCTTACCCACAAAGAAGTTGGCGGCTCCTTTTACACAGTACGAGAGATTGTCCGGGATATAATTCAAGAAAATAGAGTGTTAGGTCCTGCTAAGTTTGCTTTACAGGAGCTAACTTCAGATCATTTTTATGAACTCAATCCATTGGGTTCAATTGCCACAGATCCTCAATCTGTTTTGGCTGCATCTTCAAGTAAAGTTCATCTTGAAGAAAGCAACAGTATAGATACAACTGACATGAAGCTTTGTGCTTCTGATGAGTATCATACTAGAGCTGAGCATTGGGAGGTTGACAATGGGCATGTCATTAATGTTAGCCAGGTAGACATCATAAACAAGGAAACCATTGAATCTACTGTTGTATCTGATGGTTCTCATGGTGGATTTGAGCATCAAGTGGTTGATAAAAACCATATTATAGAAGGTAGTCAGGTAGATGAGGCTGACAATGGAGTTGGTGAATCTACTGTTGTTTCTGGCGAACCTTATGATGGAGCTGAGCATCAGATTGTTGACAAGGAGAAAGTTATAAATGGTAGCCAGGTGGATGTGACGAAGAAGGAATTCAGTGAATCTTCGATTCCTCAGTTGCTGGTAAAAGTAAACCCTGTGACAGAAGACTTGATAGTAGAGACATTTCCAATAAGGCCTGTTGCTAGTACTAATGATGAAATAGAAGTTCTTGGAGAGTTGAGAGACTCGAGTAATTCACCAGAGAATAATATAGAAGTGTTGGAATTGGAAGGACACCAGGAGGGGTCTGAATTAAATGGTATAGAGACCCCAAAGACTACTAGTTTAGTGGATGAAAAAATTGAGGATGGTGTTAAAAATCATTTATTAAACAACACTGCTCAAGATGAAGTGAAAAGTTTAGGAGGGACATTGGTGGAAAGCACAGAACAGTCAACCCACCAAGAAACATTTAGTCGTGAATCAGAAGTTTGCACTGAACCTCAAGTTCAAGTATCGCACCATAATACTACCTCTGAAGCCATTAACCAAAACCAGCTGGTGGATGGAGCTAAG GTCTGA
- the LOC112711514 gene encoding uncharacterized protein, whose protein sequence is MYASSRNASSQPEIDDAGNGSDVGFHSIRGRLPVKRNPSHHQYQHSDRQRASSSDRQLPRTTAGAGGSAAARSHLHNRFTRKGLLWLFPFFKGKSGFYGMIIAVVFLFALASMVMQNSITSVFRQRGERGRHLREGLKFGSTLKFIPGRLSQRFLAGDGLDRVRSQPRVGVRAPRVALILGHMKIDPHSLMLVTVIRNLQKLGYLFRIFAVGNGKARSIWKSIDGDLSSLRTEKHAQIDWSIFEGVIVDSLEAKEAISSLMQEPFCSVPLIWIIQEDSLSSRLPVYEKMGLERLLSHWRSAFSRASVVVFPDFTYPMLYSQLDSGNFFVIPGSPVDVWASESYSKTHSKDQLRELNGFGKNDMVVLVVGSTIFYDEISWDYAVAMHSIGPLLTKYAMRNDASGSFKFVFLCGNSTDGYDDALQEVASRLGLPQGSIRRYGLNGDVNSVLLMADIVLYGSAQEVQDFPPLLIRAMTFEIPVIAPDIPVLRKYIVDGVHGIYFSKHNPEALMTSFSLLLSNGGLSKFGQAIASSGRELARNVQALECITGYARLLENVLNFPSDALLPGPVYQIQQGGWEWNLFQNEIELGIDLPKMDDNFSVKEDTIVYTVEQELTSLNYSADNSENGTEVPVLDKLTKLDWDILREIEISEENDMLEMEEVEERMEKAVGVWDEIYRNARKSEKLKFESNERDEGELERTGQPVCIYEIYNGAGGWPFLHHGSLYRGLSLSSKAQRQISDDVDAVGRLPLLNDTYFRNILCEMGGMFAIANRVDSVHMRPWIGFQSWRAAGRKEALSAEAEKVLEEKMQDNLRGDVIYFWGRLDMVGDVTGSNDALTFWSMCDILNGGNCRTIFQEAFREMYALPSHVEALPPMPEDGGYWSALHSWVMPTPSFLEFMMFSRMFVDSIDGLHRDSSDVATCFLGSSKIEKEHCYCRVLELLINVWAYHSARKMVYINVTTGVMQEQHPIEQRKSFMWAKYFDFSLLKKMDEDLAEAADDGDHPRDTWLWPMTGEVHWHGIYEREREERYRVKMDKKRKTKEKLYERMKYGYKQKSLGR, encoded by the exons ATGTACGCATCGTCCCGAAACGCGTCGTCGCAGCCGGAGATCGACGACGCCGGCAACGGCAGTGACGTGGGATTTCACTCGATCCGAGGTCGACTCCCCGTCAAGCGGAACCCTAGCCACCATCAATACCAACACTCTGACCGCCAGCGCGCCTCTTCCTCCGATCGACAACTTCCGAGGACCACCGCCGGCGCCGGTGGCAGTGCCGCCGCCCGATCTCACCTTCATAACCGGTTCACGCGTAAGGGCCTGCTATGGCTGTTCCCGTTCTTCAAGGGAAAGTCCGGATTCTACGGCATGATCATTGCGGTTGTGTTCCTCTTCGCCCTGGCTTCGATGGTGATGCAGAACTCCATTACGTCGGTTTTCCGGCAGCGTGGCGAGCGTGGGAGGCACTTACGGGAAGGGCTGAAGTTCGGGAGCACTCTCAAGTTCATTCCTGGAAGGCTTTCGCAGAGGTTCCTCGCCGGCGATGGGCTCGATCGGGTAAGGTCACAGCCTAGGGTTGGTGTTCGTGCTCCCAGGGTAGCTCTC ATATTAGGACACATGAAGATAGATCCCCATTCATTGATGCTGGTTACTGTGATTCGGAATCTACAGAAATTGGGTTACCTTTTTAGG ATATTTGCAGTAGGGAATGGGAAGGCCCGTTCAATATGGAAAAGCATAGATGGTGATCTCTCTTCTTTGAGAACTGAGAAGCACGCCCAGATTGATTGGTCAAT TTTTGAAGGTGTCATTGTTGACTCCCTAGAAGCAAAAGAAGCCATTTCAAG CCTTATGCAGGAGCCTTTTTGTTCAGTACCATTGATATGGATTATTCAAGAAGATAGCCTTTCAAGCCGTCTTCCGGTTTATGAGAAAATGGGTTTGGAACGTCTTCTTTCTCATTGGAGGAGTGCTTTTAGCCGAGCTAGTGTCGTTGTCTTTCCAGATTTCACTTATCCG ATGCTCTATAGTCAGCTTGATAGTGGGAATTTCTTTGTGATTCCTGGATCACCGGTTGATGTGTGGGCTTCTGAAAGCTATAGTAAGACCCACTCAAAGGATCAGCTTAGAGAACTTAATGGATTTGGTAAAAATGATATGGTAGTTCTAGTTGTTGGGAGCACTATCTTCTATGATGAGATATCTTGGGACTATGCTGTTGCAATGCACTCAATAGGACCTCTACTGACAAAGTATGCCATGAGGAATGATGCATCTGGGtcatttaaatttgttttcttATGTGGCAACTCCACTGATGGTTATGATGATGCTTTACAG GAAGTTGCTTCCCGCTTGGGACTTCCTCAGGGTTCTATAAGGCGTTATGGCTTGAATGGTGATGTGAATAGTGTTCTGCTGATGGCTGATATCGTCCTATATGGTTCTGCTCAAGAGGTGCAGGATTTCCCTCCATTATTAATCAGAGCAATGACTTTCGAAATTCCAGTCATTGCACCTGATATTCCTGTCTTGAGAAAATAT ATTGTGGATGGAGTCCATGGGATATATTTCTCTAAACACAATCCTGAAGCTTTGATGACTTCGTTTTCACTTTTGCTTTCAAATGGAGGCCTTTCTAAATTTGGCCAAGCAATTGCTTCATCTGGAAGAGAGCTTGCAAGAAACGTGCAAGCATTGGAGTGCATCACTGGCTATGCAAGGCTTCTGGAGAATGTACTTAATTTTCCCTCGGATGCTTTACTGCCAGGTCCTGTTTATCAGATTCAACAAGGGGGATGGGAATGGAATCTGTTCCAGAATGAAATAGAACTAGGCATTGACTTGCCGAAGATGGATGATAATTTTTCTGTCAAAGAAGATACCATTGTCTATACTGTTGAGCAGGAGTTGACTAGTCTTAATTATTCAGCAGACAATTCTGAGAATGGAACAGAGGTTCCAGTGCTAGATAAATTAACTAAATTGGATTGGGATATTCTGAGAGAAATTGAAATATCTGAAGAGAATGATATGTTGGAAATGGAAGAG GTTGAAGAGAGGATGGAGAAAGCTGTTGGTGTATGGGATGAGATATATCGAAATGCTAGAAAGTCCGAGAAGCTGAagtttgaatcaaatgaaagggATGAAGGAGAGCTTGAGAGAACAGGACAACCAGTGTGTATTTATGAGATATACAATGGAGCTGGAGGCTGGCCATTTCTGCACCATGGTTCTTTGTACCGTGGTTTAAGCCTT TCTAGTAAAGCACAGAGACAAATCTCTGATGATGTGGATGCAGTTGGTCGCTTGCCACTTTTGAATGACACATATTTTCGGAACATACTTTGTGAAATGGGAGGAATGTTTGCAATTGCAAATAGGGTGGATAGCGTGCACATGAGGCCTTGGATTGGGTTTCAATCTTGGCGTGCTGCTGGTAGGAAG GAAGCATTGTCAGCAGAAGCTGAAAAGGTTTTGGAAGAGAAAATGCAAGATAATCTTAGAGGAGATGTAATATATTTTTGGGGGCGATTGGACATGGTTGGGGATGTGACAGGGAGCAACGATGCACTTACATTTTGGTCCATGTGTGACATCTTAAATGGAGGCAACTGCAG AACTATTTTTCAAGAAGCCTTTCGCGAGATGTATGCATTGCCATCCCATGTAGAAGCGCTTCCACCCATGCCTGAAGATGGCGGCTATTGGTCAGCGCTGCACAGTTGGGTGATGCCAACCCCTTCTTTCCTGGAGTTCATGATGTTCTCTCG GATGTTTGTTGATTCCATTGATGGTCTGCACCGAGATTCCAGTGATGttgcaacatgctttttaggctcttCCAAGATCGAG AAAGAGCATTGTTACTGTCGAGTGTTGGAACTTCTCATCAATGTATGGGCTTATCATAGTGCGCGGAAGATGGTATATATAAATGTCACCACTGGCGTCATGCAAGAGCAGCATCCAATTGAACAACGGAAGAGTTTTATGTGGGCAAAATACTTTGATTTTTCATTGTTGAAGAAAATGGATGAAGACCTAGCTGAGGCTGCAGACGATGGCGATCATCCAAGGGATACATGGTTGTGGCCGATGACAGGAGAAGTGCACTGGCATGGGATTTatgaaagggagagggaagaaagaTACAGGGTAAAAatggataaaaaaagaaaaacaaaagagaaactaTACGAAAGAATGAAGTATGGTTACAAGCAGAAATCACTTGGACGATAG
- the LOC140175194 gene encoding serine/threonine-protein phosphatase 7 long form homolog has protein sequence MTVYYTWFHDRFRVLPADASEETVRIYARAYIVMLLSSQLFADKNENRVHLRWLPYLASLDDLGRYSWGSAALAWLYRCLCRGTNRNVVNLAGALQLLQSWIFWRFPTLRPSGFHGFGFPLASRWVTYLPRNDAVGQRVVFARLLLDRLRVHDFVWEPYSSAEVAAVIHPEILVDEHRRLWTAITSLIYFAAIEWHQVDRVLPQFGGVQHLSQPALNIDWLHAKDGSGGDRWFPIYF, from the exons ATGACAGTGTACTACACATGGTTCCACGATAGGTTTCGGGTTCTCCCAGCAGATGCTAGTGAGGAGACCGTGCGTATATACGCGCGTGCTTATATTGTGATGTTGTTGTCTTCTCAGCTGTTTGCGGACAAGAATGAAAATCGGGTCCACCTTCGCTGGTTGCCTTATTTGGCATCGTTGGACGATTTGGGGAGATATAGCTGGGGCTCGGCGGCACTGGCCTGGTTGTATAGATGCCTCTGTCGTGGGACAAACAGAAATGTTGTTAACTTGGCAGGGGCACTACAGCTTCTACAgtcttggattttctggaggtttCCCACTCTGAGGCCTAGTGGGTTTCATGGATTCGGGTTTCCGCTTGCATCCAG GTGGGTTACATATCTACCGAGAAACGATGCAGTGGGTCAAAGAGTCGTCTTTGCACGCCTTTTGTTGGATCGATTGCGTGTTCACGAT TTTGTGTGGGAGCCTTATTCCTCTGCCGAGGTTGCTGCTGTTATTCATCCGGAGATACTAGTTGACGAGCACCGTAGGCTATGGACGGCCATCACTAGCCTGATATATTTTGCTGCGATTGAGTGGCATCAGGTGGATAGGGTGCTACCTCAGTTCGGCGGTGTTCAACATCTTTCCCAGCCGGCTCTGAACATAGATTGGCTACATGCCAAGGATGGCAGTGGTGGAGACCGATGGTTCCCCATATATTTTTAG
- the LOC112711515 gene encoding uncharacterized protein isoform X3: MAEHGRFARINFHKFRVLCLCLSTCTTIHALLLIISRSAVSISLMLEQSFGEENISVELLPILLKSREVDYVVERS, from the exons ATGGCAGAGCATGGAAG GTTTGCTAGGATCAACTTCCACAAATTCAGAGTACTTTGCCTCTGCCTCAGCACTTGCACCACCATTCATGCTTTGCTTCTGATTATAT CTAGAAGTGCAGTTAGTATTTCTTTGATGTTGGAACAAAGCTTTGGAGAAGAGAACATATCTGTTGAGTTACTTCCAATATTGTTGAAGAGCAGAGAAGTAGATTATGTTGTTGAAAG ATCTTGA
- the LOC112711515 gene encoding uncharacterized protein isoform X1 → MQKFSPQILRIELEVANVIASGAQMKPFFAFIKELINDVHSSTSSHQLNEQSTEQSSRKLCFAVINILIAMLSSAASSCGREKESAKVEEEWTLDKLGFRQMFYLVKENALLSNAVRSLDKDVSKTRKPHANAKQREHGHRRSILCF, encoded by the exons ATGCAGAAATTTTCCCCCCAAATTCTAAG AATAGAGCTAGAAGTTGCAAATGTCATCGCCTCTGGGGCGCAGATGAAGCCTTTCTTTGCCTTCATTAAAGAGCTCATCAACGATGTCcactcttccacttcctctcacCAACT CAACGAACAAAGCACAGAACAGAGTTCCAGGAAATTGTGTTTTGCTGTTATAAACATTTTAATAGCAATGCTTAGTTCAGCTGCTTCTTCTTGCGGAAGGGAAAAAGAGTCTGCCAAGGTGGAAGAAGAATGGACCCTCG ACAAATTGGGCTTTAGACAAATGTTCTACTTGGTGAAAGAGAATGCTTTGCTTTCCAACGCTGTCAGGAGCCTAGACAAAGATGTCTCCAAG ACAAGAAAACCACATGCAAATGCAAAGCAAAGAGAACATGGACATAGGAGGAGCATACTCTGTTTCTAG
- the LOC112711515 gene encoding uncharacterized protein isoform X2, whose protein sequence is MQKFSPQILRIELEVANVIASGAQMKPFFAFIKELINDVHSSTSSHQLNEQSTEQSSRKLCFAVINILIAMLSSAASSCGREKESAKVEEEWTLDAYSFLCILNLGTSSRQIGL, encoded by the exons ATGCAGAAATTTTCCCCCCAAATTCTAAG AATAGAGCTAGAAGTTGCAAATGTCATCGCCTCTGGGGCGCAGATGAAGCCTTTCTTTGCCTTCATTAAAGAGCTCATCAACGATGTCcactcttccacttcctctcacCAACT CAACGAACAAAGCACAGAACAGAGTTCCAGGAAATTGTGTTTTGCTGTTATAAACATTTTAATAGCAATGCTTAGTTCAGCTGCTTCTTCTTGCGGAAGGGAAAAAGAGTCTGCCAAGGTGGAAGAAGAATGGACCCTCG ATGCGTATTCATTTTTGTGCATTTTGAATCTTGGAACGTCAAGTAGACAAATTGGGCTTTAG